A genomic window from Sphingobacterium spiritivorum includes:
- a CDS encoding TrmH family RNA methyltransferase produces MLSKAQISLITSLQHKKFRKQHSLFVVEGIKSVTEFLSSAYDVHALFYTANVTTKVVKIPHNIKSYELTDNEFSKISQLKSPQGILALVRLPEEKTPEQLDFANQFTLVLDDVQDPGNLGTIIRTAEWFGFKHIVCSAGTVDAYNPKVVQATMGSLSRTQIHYTDLESFIRTVRLPVFGALLDGTSIYETRWGKEGLILMGNEGNGISEKLLDLIDHAVTIPRTGQAESLNVAVATTIFCNEIARMNFI; encoded by the coding sequence ATGTTATCAAAAGCGCAAATCAGTCTTATTACATCTCTACAGCACAAAAAGTTTCGTAAGCAACATAGCCTTTTTGTCGTAGAAGGAATAAAATCCGTAACCGAGTTTTTATCTTCAGCATATGACGTGCATGCACTGTTTTACACAGCAAATGTGACTACAAAAGTGGTTAAAATACCGCACAATATAAAATCTTATGAACTGACTGATAACGAATTCTCAAAAATCAGCCAACTCAAATCACCTCAGGGGATATTAGCACTGGTCAGGTTGCCGGAGGAAAAAACTCCTGAGCAGCTGGATTTTGCCAATCAGTTTACACTTGTATTGGATGATGTACAGGATCCGGGTAATCTAGGCACCATTATCCGTACTGCTGAATGGTTTGGATTTAAGCATATTGTCTGTTCGGCAGGAACAGTAGATGCCTATAATCCTAAGGTAGTACAAGCGACTATGGGCTCGCTATCCCGTACACAGATTCATTACACCGATCTGGAGTCTTTCATCCGTACAGTCCGTTTACCTGTTTTTGGAGCATTACTGGATGGTACGTCGATCTATGAGACGCGCTGGGGCAAAGAGGGGCTGATTCTTATGGGAAATGAAGGTAACGGCATTAGTGAAAAACTATTAGATCTTATAGACCATGCTGTCACTATACCCCGTACAGGACAGGCTGAATCGCTCAATGTAGCTGTTGCAACCACTATATTTTGCAATGAAATTGCGAGAATGAATTTTATATAA
- a CDS encoding MFS transporter: MTESPQKSIYTLQFALLCLSSLLFSSSFNMIIPELPNYLSNMGGAEYKGLIIALFTLTAGISRPFSGKLTDRWGRVPIMAVGSVVCFFCGFLYPVLTSVSGFLMLRLIHGFSTGFKPTATSAYVADIIPRERWGEALGLHGLCFSIGGAVGPAIGSAIFQSYGINTMFYSSSVFALLSIVIVINMKETLKTKEKLHISMFKISRSDIIDIGALPAGIVTFLSYSAYGVILTLIPDWSEHLGLSNKGVFFTAYTITSILIRFVSGKVSDRYGRTKVIMVGLVIVALSLYLISEGDSFFRLMLGASVYGIGTGILSPAVNAWTIDLSHPQQRGRAVATMYIALEAGIGLGALCAGFFYQDIISRIPQIMLVNSGILFVALAYMFWWEKSKKIKPTVHI; the protein is encoded by the coding sequence ATGACGGAGTCTCCTCAAAAATCGATCTACACCCTGCAATTTGCTCTTCTATGCCTTAGTTCTCTGCTCTTTTCGTCGAGTTTTAATATGATTATCCCCGAATTGCCGAATTACCTGAGCAATATGGGCGGAGCAGAATATAAGGGGCTTATTATTGCATTATTTACACTTACGGCGGGTATCTCCAGACCGTTTAGCGGAAAACTCACCGATCGCTGGGGACGGGTGCCCATTATGGCTGTCGGATCTGTGGTTTGTTTTTTCTGTGGTTTTCTGTATCCCGTACTTACCTCTGTTTCCGGATTTTTGATGTTACGGCTCATCCATGGATTTTCCACAGGATTCAAACCTACAGCGACTTCGGCCTATGTAGCTGATATTATTCCGCGTGAACGTTGGGGTGAAGCTTTAGGATTACACGGACTTTGTTTCAGTATTGGGGGTGCCGTTGGTCCTGCAATAGGGAGTGCTATATTTCAATCTTATGGCATCAATACCATGTTTTATAGCTCTTCTGTATTTGCGTTGTTATCCATTGTCATTGTGATCAATATGAAGGAGACGCTGAAGACAAAAGAAAAACTGCATATTTCTATGTTCAAAATATCCCGTTCGGATATTATTGATATCGGTGCTTTACCGGCAGGTATCGTTACTTTTCTGTCTTATTCTGCCTATGGTGTGATTCTGACCCTTATTCCTGACTGGAGTGAACATCTGGGTCTGAGCAATAAAGGTGTTTTCTTTACTGCCTATACGATTACCTCTATTCTGATCCGCTTTGTTTCGGGAAAAGTCTCCGACAGATACGGACGGACTAAAGTTATTATGGTCGGTCTGGTCATTGTAGCACTATCGCTCTATCTGATCAGCGAGGGAGACTCCTTCTTCCGGCTTATGCTTGGGGCGAGTGTATATGGTATCGGTACCGGTATCTTATCTCCGGCAGTAAACGCCTGGACCATTGATCTGAGTCATCCGCAACAACGGGGACGTGCTGTTGCGACCATGTATATTGCACTGGAGGCAGGGATCGGATTAGGTGCATTATGTGCCGGATTTTTCTATCAGGATATCATCTCCAGAATTCCGCAGATCATGCTGGTCAATTCAGGCATCTTATTTGTAGCGCTGGCGTATATGTTTTGGTGGGAAAAATCAAAAAAGATAAAACCTACAGTCCATATATAA
- a CDS encoding AI-2E family transporter, which translates to MEEKKTSQPYALGLSSSLFALVLIIALMYVTQSVLVPLLFSIIISITLFPIANFLERKLHFVRSLAAIVSVIIAILIIGGLIWFIVHESIIIGKDATDITKKVMSVVESFQSWVEGRFGVQRSEMAAQFQEQSNKMLNNVGGYLSTAFGSIGSTLAGMVLVPIFIFFLLYYRDFFKEFFFKAFPNTENQKVHGVLNRIYEVIQSYFLGLVTVMGIVAVLNTAGLMIMGIEYAWFFGSLASFLMLLPYIGIAIGSILPALFALATKDSAWYAIGVIAWFQVVQFLEGNIITPNIVGGKVSINPLMAIIAILIGGMIFGLAGLILALPMTAALKVIFDAIPSMQAIGFLIGEPDKGHLKRNSTQELLTKWGIVRPARLKKKKVAETPKPKDDKNTENL; encoded by the coding sequence ATGGAAGAAAAAAAAACCTCACAACCTTACGCACTGGGTCTGTCGTCAAGTCTCTTTGCACTGGTGCTCATTATTGCACTCATGTATGTCACTCAAAGCGTATTGGTTCCGCTTTTATTTTCTATTATTATTTCCATTACCCTTTTTCCGATTGCTAACTTTTTAGAGAGAAAGCTTCATTTTGTACGTTCTCTTGCGGCTATTGTTTCCGTTATTATAGCGATACTGATCATCGGAGGTCTGATTTGGTTTATTGTTCATGAAAGTATTATTATCGGAAAGGATGCTACCGATATTACGAAAAAAGTCATGTCCGTAGTCGAGAGTTTCCAGTCCTGGGTTGAGGGCCGCTTTGGTGTACAACGCAGTGAGATGGCCGCTCAGTTTCAGGAACAGAGTAACAAAATGCTCAACAATGTCGGAGGTTACTTATCTACAGCATTTGGTTCTATCGGCAGTACACTTGCAGGAATGGTTCTGGTACCCATTTTTATCTTTTTCCTGTTGTATTACCGCGATTTCTTTAAGGAATTTTTCTTTAAAGCCTTTCCAAACACAGAAAATCAGAAAGTACATGGGGTACTCAACAGGATTTACGAAGTGATTCAAAGCTACTTTTTAGGATTGGTCACTGTAATGGGTATAGTGGCGGTGCTGAATACTGCAGGATTAATGATTATGGGAATAGAATACGCCTGGTTTTTCGGATCCTTAGCTTCGTTTCTGATGTTGCTGCCTTATATTGGCATCGCTATCGGATCTATTCTGCCTGCTCTGTTCGCATTGGCAACAAAAGACAGCGCCTGGTATGCAATAGGCGTTATTGCGTGGTTTCAGGTGGTACAGTTTCTGGAAGGAAATATTATCACACCAAATATTGTAGGAGGAAAAGTGAGTATCAATCCGTTGATGGCCATTATTGCTATTCTTATCGGAGGTATGATCTTCGGATTGGCAGGTCTGATCCTGGCATTACCGATGACCGCTGCACTGAAAGTAATATTCGATGCAATCCCTTCTATGCAGGCGATCGGTTTCCTTATCGGAGAACCGGACAAAGGACATCTCAAACGCAACTCAACACAGGAATTGCTTACTAAGTGGGGTATCGTACGTCCGGCAAGACTGAAAAAGAAAAAGGTTGCGGAAACTCCGAAACCTAAAGACGATAAGAATACTGAGAATTTATAG